The Apibacter raozihei genome contains a region encoding:
- a CDS encoding TonB-dependent receptor, translated as MNKLIQPILKNYKFIQVFILVMLSTILGAQSITISGIVKDSEGKAINKAKISVTSNKYTLSDELGNYSISVPKNTQVNLIVKHSDFSPDIIKVPASPENLRKDIILKTFSEKELPEITFTGTRKSGDLTSVQIDRKNIQNMPNLGSGVEGILNTFAVSTASELSSLYRVRGGNYDENLVYINGVEIYRPLTIRNGQQEGMSIINPDMVSTINFSAGGFEARYGDKMSSVLDINYRRPKKMETSLEASLLGGSLTFGFADKKDIKEQKFNGLVGARYRNTNLILNTLSGDTNFNPQYFDIQTFLQYKVSKQWNISFLGNYSSNDYEMIPKSREVEFGTLNQPIKLNVAYKGKEKDKYRTMNGTLAFQFRPSDAWTLSLDGYAFHSKEEEAFDIASAYILHTVDQETGGAISTFGSGGQLDHGRNNLDMLVAGTQLKAKYKLNINSTFEAGLQYQAEDIRNLKNEWQLIDSLGYSIPKQIPDPGNLNESDLVLNYRIGANNELKSNRFNGYLQYTTKFMWNTTRVLVNAGIRATHWDYNQETNWSPRAQIAVKPDWKLDMLFRFATGLYYQPPFYKEALRLDGSLNKNIKSQRSLHFVLGNDFEFKMFNNRPFKLTTELYYKKLDDLIPYFVDNVRIIYTGENNSKGYAYGIDARLNGEFVPGAESWLSVSYGKTEENIDGRGYIPRPTDPRFKVGLYFQDYMKKYPQLKASVNLVYASGLPNGAPLFTDPYSYQSTLSAYKRADVGLTYVFVDQKLNKPSKGSKWNKWDELSLGVEIFNVFDVRNTISNQWIRDLNTERTLYYAVPNKLTGRFFNLKLNARF; from the coding sequence ATGAACAAACTTATACAACCCATTTTGAAAAATTATAAATTCATTCAGGTTTTTATTCTTGTAATGCTTTCAACAATACTTGGAGCGCAAAGTATAACTATTTCCGGAATCGTAAAAGATTCGGAAGGAAAGGCCATCAACAAGGCGAAGATATCTGTAACGTCAAATAAATATACCTTGTCGGATGAGTTAGGGAATTATTCTATTTCTGTGCCCAAAAATACGCAGGTTAATTTAATTGTCAAGCACTCAGACTTTTCTCCGGATATTATTAAAGTGCCTGCATCTCCTGAGAATTTGCGTAAAGATATCATCCTGAAAACCTTTTCAGAAAAAGAACTTCCAGAAATAACCTTTACAGGTACACGAAAATCAGGAGATTTGACCTCGGTACAAATTGATAGAAAAAATATTCAAAATATGCCCAATCTGGGATCTGGTGTGGAAGGCATCTTAAACACTTTTGCCGTAAGTACAGCCAGCGAACTGAGCTCTTTATATAGAGTAAGGGGAGGAAATTATGATGAGAACCTCGTATACATAAACGGTGTGGAAATTTACAGGCCATTAACCATAAGAAACGGACAACAGGAAGGGATGAGCATTATCAATCCGGATATGGTATCCACCATAAATTTTTCTGCTGGAGGTTTTGAAGCCAGATATGGCGATAAAATGTCAAGTGTACTAGATATTAATTACAGACGGCCCAAAAAGATGGAAACTTCTTTGGAAGCAAGCCTTTTGGGAGGAAGTTTAACGTTTGGATTTGCAGATAAAAAAGATATAAAAGAGCAAAAATTTAACGGATTGGTAGGTGCACGTTATCGAAATACAAACTTAATACTGAATACTTTGAGCGGAGATACTAATTTTAACCCTCAGTATTTTGATATTCAGACTTTTTTGCAATATAAAGTATCGAAGCAATGGAATATCTCTTTTTTAGGAAATTATTCATCTAATGATTACGAGATGATACCTAAATCACGGGAGGTTGAATTCGGAACACTCAATCAGCCCATCAAGTTAAACGTAGCCTATAAAGGAAAAGAAAAGGATAAATATCGGACTATGAATGGGACTCTAGCGTTCCAGTTCAGGCCTTCTGATGCATGGACATTAAGTCTGGACGGATATGCATTTCATTCAAAAGAAGAAGAAGCTTTTGATATAGCCTCTGCTTACATATTGCATACAGTTGATCAGGAAACCGGAGGTGCTATTAGTACATTTGGTTCCGGAGGGCAGTTGGATCATGGAAGAAATAATTTAGATATGCTCGTTGCCGGTACACAGTTAAAGGCAAAATATAAACTTAATATAAATTCAACCTTTGAAGCAGGCTTGCAATATCAGGCAGAAGATATCAGAAACTTAAAAAACGAATGGCAGCTGATAGACTCTCTAGGCTACTCTATTCCAAAGCAGATTCCTGATCCGGGAAACCTTAATGAATCTGATTTGGTTCTTAATTATAGAATAGGAGCAAACAACGAGTTAAAGTCAAACAGGTTTAATGGTTATTTACAATATACTACCAAATTTATGTGGAATACTACACGTGTACTAGTTAATGCAGGTATAAGAGCCACTCATTGGGATTATAATCAGGAAACCAATTGGAGTCCAAGAGCTCAAATAGCAGTAAAACCTGACTGGAAATTAGATATGCTTTTCCGATTTGCTACCGGTTTGTATTATCAACCTCCTTTTTATAAAGAAGCTCTCAGACTGGATGGTTCTTTAAATAAAAATATAAAATCACAACGTTCCCTTCATTTTGTTTTAGGGAATGACTTTGAATTTAAAATGTTTAATAACCGCCCTTTCAAATTGACCACGGAACTATATTATAAAAAGCTGGATGATCTTATTCCATACTTTGTAGATAATGTAAGGATTATCTATACAGGAGAAAATAACTCTAAAGGATATGCCTACGGTATTGATGCTCGATTAAACGGAGAATTTGTTCCTGGAGCAGAATCATGGCTTTCCGTTTCATATGGAAAAACAGAGGAAAATATAGATGGACGGGGATATATTCCTAGACCTACTGATCCTAGATTTAAGGTAGGGCTGTATTTTCAGGATTATATGAAAAAATACCCTCAGTTAAAAGCCAGCGTCAATCTGGTTTATGCTTCGGGACTGCCCAATGGTGCCCCTTTATTTACAGATCCATACAGTTATCAAAGCACATTATCTGCTTATAAACGTGCAGACGTTGGTCTTACTTATGTGTTTGTAGATCAAAAGCTGAATAAACCCAGTAAAGGAAGCAAATGGAATAAGTGGGATGAACTGTCTTTAGGGGTGGAAATCTTTAATGTTTTTGATGTACGCAACACTATCAGCAATCAATGGATTCGGGATTTAAATACTGAAAGAACTCTCTATTATGCCGTACCCAATAAATTAACGGGGAGATTTTTTAATCTGAAATTAAATGCCCGATTTTAA
- a CDS encoding formate--tetrahydrofolate ligase, producing the protein MNTKDNKNKIPSDIEIARDTILKPVTEIAESINLPVEQLISYGKYMAKVPWELKSDKKIKQSKLILVTSITPTKAGIGKTTVSIGLALGLSQIGEKAVVALREPSLGPCFGMKGGAAGGGYAQVLPMENINLHFTGDFHAVTSAHNMITALLDNYNYQHRGTGEVLKEVLWKRVLDVNDRALRNIVTGLGGASNGVPQESGFDITPASEIMAILCLANDIEDLRRRIENILLGYRADGRMFTVKDLGVAGAITVLLKDALNPNLVQTTENTASFVHGGPFANIAHGCNSVIATQMAMSYGDYVITEAGFGADLGAEKFFDIKCRKSGLSPKLTVLVATGQGLKMHGGVPLQNIKEENIVGMIQGLENLKKHIENLQLFGQSVIVAFNRYQTDTEQEIAIIKEFCTKRNIGFAINNSYSEGGKGAKELAELVVKTIDKHPSGAINFMYPDEDSIQEKITKVAKNIYGASTVSFHKEAMKKIKKIQESDMQTFPVCIAKTQYSFSSDPQAFGVSKGFNFQINDIVINRGAEFIVAIAGDIMRMPGLPKTPQALKIDLINGQIEGLS; encoded by the coding sequence ATGAATACAAAAGATAATAAGAACAAGATTCCCTCAGATATTGAAATAGCACGGGATACAATTTTAAAACCGGTAACTGAAATTGCAGAATCCATAAATTTACCGGTAGAGCAACTGATTTCGTATGGTAAATATATGGCAAAAGTTCCTTGGGAACTTAAGTCAGATAAAAAAATAAAACAGTCAAAATTAATATTGGTAACCTCCATTACTCCAACGAAGGCAGGCATTGGAAAAACAACAGTATCAATAGGATTAGCATTAGGTCTTTCCCAAATAGGGGAAAAGGCTGTGGTAGCATTAAGAGAACCTTCTTTGGGACCATGCTTCGGAATGAAAGGAGGAGCTGCAGGAGGAGGATATGCGCAAGTACTTCCCATGGAAAATATCAATCTTCATTTTACCGGAGATTTTCATGCGGTCACCTCTGCTCATAATATGATAACTGCTTTGCTGGATAATTATAATTATCAACACCGAGGAACTGGAGAAGTATTAAAAGAGGTGTTATGGAAAAGAGTTCTGGACGTTAACGACAGAGCTCTTAGAAATATTGTTACCGGTTTAGGAGGGGCATCAAATGGAGTTCCTCAGGAATCCGGGTTTGATATTACGCCTGCATCTGAAATTATGGCTATTTTATGTTTAGCCAACGATATCGAAGACCTTAGAAGGCGTATTGAAAACATTTTGTTAGGATATAGAGCAGATGGAAGGATGTTTACAGTTAAAGATTTAGGAGTTGCAGGAGCTATCACGGTACTTTTAAAAGATGCATTAAATCCTAATTTAGTACAAACTACTGAAAATACAGCTTCTTTTGTTCATGGAGGGCCATTCGCAAATATTGCTCATGGATGCAATTCTGTAATTGCTACTCAGATGGCTATGAGCTATGGAGATTATGTGATCACGGAAGCTGGTTTCGGAGCGGATTTGGGAGCAGAAAAATTTTTTGATATCAAATGCAGAAAATCCGGACTAAGTCCCAAACTCACAGTCTTGGTTGCTACAGGTCAGGGGCTGAAAATGCACGGTGGAGTCCCTCTGCAAAATATAAAAGAGGAAAATATTGTTGGCATGATCCAGGGACTGGAAAACTTAAAAAAACATATTGAAAATTTACAATTGTTCGGACAGTCTGTTATTGTGGCTTTTAACCGATATCAAACCGATACTGAACAGGAAATAGCTATTATTAAAGAATTTTGTACAAAAAGAAATATTGGCTTTGCAATTAATAATTCTTATTCAGAAGGAGGAAAAGGAGCTAAAGAGTTAGCCGAATTAGTTGTAAAAACTATCGATAAGCATCCTTCGGGAGCTATCAACTTTATGTATCCTGATGAAGATTCCATTCAGGAAAAAATAACCAAGGTAGCAAAAAATATTTATGGAGCTTCAACGGTTTCATTTCATAAAGAGGCGATGAAAAAAATTAAAAAAATTCAGGAATCAGATATGCAGACTTTTCCCGTATGTATTGCAAAGACTCAATATTCTTTTTCTTCAGATCCGCAAGCCTTCGGTGTTAGTAAAGGATTTAATTTTCAAATCAATGATATAGTAATTAATCGCGGAGCTGAATTTATTGTGGCTATAGCAGGAGATATTATGAGAATGCCGGGTCTTCCGAAAACTCCTCAAGCATTAAAAATTGATTTAATAAACGGTCAAATTGAGGGATTAAGTTAA
- a CDS encoding cysteine-rich CWC family protein: MAKHEIKICPKCNKPFECKVGSPELCQCSRIQLNHDERDYIQKLYEDCLCISCLHDLKAHYHYNVFKEKLKKISSLFS; encoded by the coding sequence ATGGCTAAACATGAAATTAAAATATGTCCGAAATGTAACAAACCTTTTGAATGTAAAGTCGGTTCACCAGAGCTTTGTCAATGTTCTCGCATACAACTCAATCATGATGAAAGAGATTACATACAAAAATTATATGAAGATTGTTTGTGCATTTCCTGTTTGCATGACTTAAAAGCACACTATCATTACAATGTATTTAAGGAGAAACTAAAAAAAATTAGCAGCCTGTTTAGTTAA
- a CDS encoding GNAT family N-acetyltransferase, whose product MDRIWFCESDNNIIGSILLMHRSNKTSQLRYFYLEPEWRGIGLGNKLMNLLIDFAHKCGYNSIYLWTTHELNSAHKLYKKFGFKLTEEKFSNDFGKSLIEQRHDLILENEIKNN is encoded by the coding sequence TTGGATCGAATTTGGTTCTGCGAGTCTGATAATAATATTATAGGTTCCATATTACTAATGCACAGATCTAATAAAACATCGCAACTTCGTTATTTTTATCTTGAACCTGAGTGGAGAGGAATAGGCTTAGGTAATAAACTGATGAATTTGCTGATTGACTTTGCTCATAAATGTGGTTATAATTCAATTTACCTTTGGACAACCCATGAATTGAATTCAGCTCATAAATTATATAAAAAATTTGGTTTTAAATTAACTGAAGAAAAATTTTCAAATGATTTTGGTAAATCTCTTATTGAACAACGACATGATTTAATCCTAGAAAATGAAATAAAAAATAATTAA
- a CDS encoding MarR family winged helix-turn-helix transcriptional regulator gives MKNNSSIDKIRSFNRFYTGFIGHLNNNLIYSNYTLQEVRVLFEINCTTYITAKQIREMLRMDKGYLSRILLKFDKLGILKKEIDITDGRTYKLSLTQKGKLEFSKLNQASELQIMSFLSNLDEQDICMLTKNMENIQNILLKIK, from the coding sequence GTGAAAAATAATAGTAGCATAGATAAAATTAGAAGTTTCAATAGATTTTATACCGGATTCATAGGACATCTAAATAATAATCTAATTTATAGTAATTATACATTACAAGAGGTCCGTGTATTGTTTGAAATAAATTGTACCACTTATATTACTGCAAAACAAATCAGAGAAATGTTGCGTATGGACAAAGGATACTTAAGCCGAATACTCTTAAAGTTTGACAAATTAGGAATTTTAAAAAAAGAAATTGATATTACAGATGGCAGAACCTACAAGTTATCATTAACTCAAAAAGGAAAATTAGAATTTTCTAAATTAAATCAAGCAAGTGAACTCCAAATTATGTCATTCTTATCTAATTTAGATGAGCAGGATATTTGCATGCTCACCAAAAATATGGAAAATATTCAAAATATACTTTTAAAAATAAAGTAA
- the dgt gene encoding dGTP triphosphohydrolase, with product MDLNKLFSDKRTGTQYKSTNKKSDPRSEYQRDFDRVIFSTSFRRLQNKTQVFPLPGSVFVHNRLTHSLEVASVGRSLGSEIGTYLSEAYASDMSKETQELFKHSLYNVISTGCLCHDIGNPAFGHSGEDAIASYFYRNEDELKTHFSDHEWQDFINFEGNANAIRVLTQQQNGKSEGGIMLTYSTLASIAKYPCESTAKNKKILHRKKFGFFQTEKNTFLDIARETSMLKEQENPIIYRRHPFVWLVETADDICYNIIDLEDAQRLGFINSQTCEELLQQIITEMQGAEKWERVSRKLLGIEDKNDRISFLRAVCIGTLIGRSIELYKHNFEKIIAGTLEVSIFDQIKNECQAIKIIEDFSVEHIYNHRSVVQIENAGYNVMYELLNHFIPPVIKEKESRKEFEKKAIKLIPRQYLYEEKSEYERVLGVLDFVSGMTDNYATDLYRKIKGIDIGMTL from the coding sequence ATGGATTTGAATAAATTATTTTCGGATAAACGTACCGGAACTCAATATAAATCAACAAATAAAAAATCTGATCCGCGAAGTGAATATCAAAGAGATTTTGACCGGGTTATATTTTCAACCTCTTTTCGCAGATTACAAAATAAAACTCAGGTTTTTCCTTTACCCGGGAGTGTTTTCGTACATAACCGATTAACGCATTCACTGGAAGTAGCCTCTGTGGGTCGTTCTTTAGGAAGTGAAATAGGAACCTATTTGTCTGAAGCCTATGCGTCAGATATGTCTAAAGAAACTCAGGAGCTTTTTAAACACAGTTTATATAATGTTATCTCTACCGGCTGCTTATGCCATGATATCGGTAATCCGGCATTCGGACATTCCGGTGAAGATGCAATAGCCAGCTATTTTTACAGAAATGAGGATGAACTGAAAACTCATTTTTCTGATCATGAATGGCAGGACTTTATTAATTTTGAAGGAAATGCGAATGCTATACGTGTCCTGACTCAGCAACAAAACGGAAAATCAGAAGGAGGAATTATGCTGACTTATTCAACACTTGCATCCATAGCCAAATATCCGTGCGAATCAACCGCTAAAAATAAAAAAATACTGCACCGAAAAAAATTCGGATTTTTTCAGACGGAAAAAAATACTTTTTTAGATATAGCCAGAGAAACCTCCATGCTGAAAGAGCAGGAAAATCCAATTATCTACCGCAGACACCCTTTTGTATGGCTGGTAGAAACGGCAGATGATATTTGTTATAATATTATAGATTTAGAAGACGCTCAAAGGCTTGGTTTCATAAATTCACAAACCTGTGAAGAGTTGCTCCAGCAAATCATTACCGAAATGCAGGGAGCTGAAAAATGGGAAAGAGTGAGCAGGAAATTATTGGGTATTGAAGATAAAAATGACCGTATTTCTTTTTTACGGGCGGTTTGTATTGGAACACTTATTGGCAGATCTATTGAACTCTATAAACATAATTTTGAGAAAATTATAGCAGGAACATTAGAAGTATCCATTTTTGATCAAATCAAGAATGAATGTCAGGCAATTAAAATTATAGAAGATTTTTCCGTTGAGCATATTTATAATCACCGTTCTGTTGTACAAATTGAAAATGCCGGTTATAATGTTATGTATGAATTATTAAATCATTTTATTCCTCCGGTTATTAAAGAGAAAGAAAGCCGTAAGGAATTTGAAAAAAAAGCTATAAAACTGATTCCCCGTCAGTATTTATATGAAGAAAAATCCGAATATGAAAGAGTCCTGGGAGTGTTGGACTTTGTTTCTGGAATGACTGATAATTACGCTACCG